CGTCCGCGATGCGCGCCCCGGGCGGCACGGTCTCCCCACGTCGGAACGGGCCTTGTTCCGGCGGCGGGCGGCAGGGGTGACCCGTCAGGAGGTGAGCCAGATGGCCTCGGCCGCGGGGCGCCCGAGGTCGGTGGCGGACTCGGTCGCGCCGATGCGGATGGCGATGGTGCCTGCGAAGTCGCGACGTTCCACCACCGCGATGGTGGTGTCCAGCGCGATGCCGACGGAGTCGAAATAGCGCAGCATGTCCGGATCCGCGTCGGAGATGCGCGCGACCCGGCCGGACTCGCCCGCGTGGAAGTCGCTGAGCTGGCGAGCGGGCGGAGTGGGAACCGCGCCGTCCACCGAGGGGATCGGATCGCCGTGCGGATCGCGATCGGGGTATCCGAGTTTGGCGTCGATCCGGGCCATCAGCAGCTCGGAGACCGCGTGCTCGAGCACCTCGGCCTCGTCGTGCACCTCGTCCCAGCCGTAACCGAGCTCGTTGACCAGGAACGTCTCGAGGAGCCGGTGCCTGCGCACCATAGCGACGGCGGCGCGGCGCCCCTCGTGAGTGAGGGCTATCGCACCGTAGCGGGCGTGCTCGACCAGTCCCTGGTCGGCGAGTTTGCGGACCGCTTCGGACACGGTGGAGGCCGACACCCCGATCCGCTCGGCGAGTAATTTGGTGGTCACCTTCTCCTGCGACCACTCCTGCGCGGTCCAGATGACCTTGAGGTAGTCCTGGGCGACCGACGAGAGCACCGGCGCGATCGTCGCGGTACCGCCCTGCGCATCGCCCGGCGCCGGGGCGTCGGCCAACTCGCGTCGAGTGGCGATATCTCGTTTACCTGGCACACCCCGAGCTTAGGCACTGGCGTGCCGATCCACACATCGTCGACCCCGTCGTCGCCCGATCGCGAACGAAACGCGATTCGCCGTTCACTCCCGGGTGTGCGCCCGGGCGCGGCGGGTGGGTCACCCGGTTCCCGAAGGATCCAGCGCGCTGCGATACGCGGCCACGCCGTCGAATCGCACGCCGGTCAGCCGTGCGGTGGCCGATGCGCCGACCGGCGCACCGGAAAGGTGGTAGAACGTCGCCGTGGCGGATCCGGAGAACCGGTCGCCGGCCACGTCGAGTTCGAAGGCGACGATTCCCTTGCGCACGACGTCGGGGTCGGCCCGATCCACGGTGAATTCCAGGAACGCGCCGGTGACCCGCGAGCCGTCGGCTCGCCAGCTGCCCATGCCGTTGCTGTCACTGGTGGCGCGATTGCCGTGATCGGGGTTCGACTGCAGCATCGTGCCGCCCGGGTGGAACTGCATCACGTGGTAGCCGAACGGAGCGCCGTCGGCGACCACTTCCCACGTGCCGAGCACCGGATGCCGCTCACTCATGCTGTGTCCTTTCCGGCATGGGCGGGGCCCTGCGTGGTGACGCTGCGCTGCCTCCTCCGGGCCTGACCACTCATGCCGTGTCCGATTTCGGCATGAGTGGGGCGCTCCGTGGTGACGCTGTGCTGCCTCCTCCGGGCCCCCGACCACTCATGCCGTGCCTGTCGTCGCGTGCGTGGGGCGCTCCCGCAAGACGGCACCCAGCAGCGCGACGCCCCGGTCGATGTCGTCGCGCGGCACGTTCGCGAAGCTCAGCCGCATCGCGTTGCGGTGGCCGGCGACGTCGTCGGCGTAGAAGGCGCTTCCGGGCAGGAACGCGACCCCCTGTCGCAGCGCTTCCGTCAGTGCCGCGTCGGCATCGAAACCGGCCGGGCCCTCGACCCACAGGAACATCCCGCCGTCGGGTTCGGTCCACCGGAACCCGGCCGGGAGGTGCCGCTCGGCCGCGGCGGTCAAGACGTCCAACTTGGCCGAGTAGGACTCGACGACGTGGGCGAGGTGCGCGGCGCCTGCCGAGCTGCCCAGGAATTCGGCGGCAATCGCCTGGCAGTAGGTCGATGTCTGCATATCGATGCCCTGCTTCAACGCGAGCACGGTTTTCAGCAGATCCGCGGGCATGACGGTGATTCCGACACGAATCGCCGGGGCGAGAGTTTTCGACAAGGACGTGATGTAGACGGAGTTGTCCGGCGCGAAAGACCACAACGCGGGCGGTGCGACGCCGCGATAGCGCAAGTCGGTGTAGACGTCGTCCTCGACGATCAGCGTGTCGTGGCGGACGGCGATCTCCGCTATTCGTGCACGCCGCTCGGCGGGCATCGTCCGCCCGGTCGGATTCTGGAATGTGGGCAGCAGGTAGACGAATGCCGCGTCGTATCCGGACAGAGCCTCCTCCAGCGCTTCCGGCACGATGCCGAATTCGTCGGACGGCACCGCGACGACGGTCGCTCCGTGGCTGCGGAATTCTTTGACGGCCGGGCCGTAGGTCGGTGTTTCGACGAGCACCACGTCCCGCGGGTCGAGCACCGCCAAACACACGTTGTGCAAAGCGCCGGATCCGCCGGTGGAGATATGCAAGCGATCATGCGTGCATCGGATATGACGGCGGCGCAGGAGATTTCGCGCTTCGTCCAGCAGTGGGGCGAATCCCTGGGTCATGCCGTACTGGAGGACGGCGCTGCCGTATCTCTCGATGGCGTTCCGCGAGAGCGTCGCGACGAGCTCGCCAGGGAGCAGGGCGGGGTCGGGCGCTCCGACGGCGAACGAGACGACCTCGGGGCGGCGTGCCAGCGTCGCGAACATGTCATCGATGGGGCCGCTGCCGACCTCGGCCGCGCGGCGGCTGTGCTGGAGGCGCACCACGTCAGGAACCGACCGGATCGCGGCGCCGGAGGCGGGCGACGACTTCGGGCACCAGGGCGTCGTATTCCGGCGTCAGCACCACGTCGTCGTTGAACAGGGGATCGGTCCGCATTTCCACCGCGACCAGGTCCTCGGTTTCGTCCAGGTTCACCGCCACGTGCACGACGCCGTCGGGGATGTAGATGAACTCGCCCGGACCGTGGAAATACGGAGTCAGTTCCGGGCCGATCAGGGTCGCCGCCCGCCCGCGCAGGCAGACGACGACGATCTCGCTGTGCGCGTGATAATGCGCTTTGGACATGGCGCCGGGGGTCATGTTGACCATGCCCGCCGAGATGCCGGTAGCGCCACACGTTTCGGTGGTGACGCAGGGGATGAGGCGTTGTCGTTGCCGCCCGATTGTTTCGGCCGCATCGGACGGCTTGATCACACGCACGTGCTTGACTGCACTTTTCATGGCTACTCCGGGGCACTCTGTCGCCGACGAATTGGACGCTAGACCATTCCCGCTGATGGCGAGACGAGTCCGGGAGCCCACGGAAAACCGGGGATGTACCGGCTCTTTCGCGAATACGTCCGATTAGTTTCCGGCGGTCGAAGTTTCCCGGAGATGTCGGCGAACCCGACGTCGCGGCACCGTGGCACGCAAGCGTGCGGCGAGCCGGGCCACCTCCCGGCTATGCCGGGGGAGCACCACCTGCGGCGGCATGCGGCTCGGGCGCGGATCACGCCGGGCCGCTCCGCGCGGCTCGAGCGGGCGGACGGCGTCCGCGTCGGATCCGGCCTGGTGACGTGTGGCCTACCGGCCCCGCGGGCCTCGGCACGGCTCGAAGCCCTGTCACCGGCGCACGGCACCCGGAAGTGTTGTGTGAGATCAGCACGCCCGAATACTGTTCGCTACCTGATTTGCGTAGGCTGCGCACTGTGCAGAGATGGCGAAGTCTCGACGAGGTGCCCGCGGACTGGGGGCGCTGTGTCCTCACGATCGGTGTGTTCGACGGTGTGCACCGCGGCCACGCGCAGCTGATCAGCCGGGCCGTGAAGTCGGCCGCCGCGCGCGGCGTGCCCGCGGTGCTGATGACGTTCGATCCGCACCCGATGGAGGTGGTCCGCCCCGGCTCCCACCCCGCGCAATTGACCACCCTCACCCGCCGGGCCGAACTGGCCGAGGAACTGGGCGTGGACGTGTTCTGCGTGATGCCGTTCACCCACGAGTTCATGAAGCTGACTCCCGCGAGCTATGTCCACGACCTGCTGGTGGAGCGGTTGCACGTGGTCGAGGTGGTGGTCGGCGACAACTTCACCTTCGGCAAGAAGGCCACGGGCACGGTCGAGACGATGCGCGAACTCGGCAAGCGCTTCGGCTTCGAGGTCGACGGCGTGACGCTGCTCGGCGAACACGCCGTGACCTTCTCCTCGACCTACATCCGCTCGTGCGTCGACGCGGGGGACATGGCGGCCGCGGCCGAGGCGCTGGGGCGCCCGCACCGGGTGGAAGGCGTCGTCGTGCACGGTGACGGGCGCGGCAAGCAACTCGGTTTCCCGACCGCGAACGTGGCGCCGCCGATGCACGCCGCGATTCCGGCCGACGGCGTGTACGCCGGATGGTTCACCGTGCTCGGCCCCGGTCCCACCATCGGCACCGTCACTCCGGGCGAGCGGGCCATGGCCGCCATCTCGGTGGGCACCAACCCCACCTTCTCCGGTCGCGCCCGCACCGTCGAGGCGTACGTGCTCGACGGCGAGGCCGACCTCTACGGGCAGCACGTCGCGGTGGACTTCGTCGAGCACATCCGGGGCCAGCGCAAATTCGAGTCGGTGGACGAGCTCGTCGAGTCCATGGGCCGCGACGTGGAGACCGCCCGCAAGATCCTCACCGCCGTCGACGCCGGGTAAGCGTCAGGACTTCATGAACTCGAGCAGGTCGTTGTTGAGCTGCTCGGCATGCGTGACGTACAAGCCGTGCCCGGCGGTCGGGTACTCCTTGTAGACGCAGTCCGGAACGAGCTTCGCCGTCCGCCTGCTGCTGGCGTCGATCGGGATGGACTGATCCGGCACGCCGTGCACGACCAAGGCGGGAATGGGCAGAGTCCGCAGCACCTCGCGGTGGTCGGACGGGAAGGTGGATTCCCAGACCGCGATGGTGGCCCACGGCGAAGCGGACAGGCAACGACGCATCTCGTGCTCGATCAGCGCGGGGGAGACGTCGTTGCCCAGATGCGTGGCGAAATATCCCTGCGCGCGATCGGCGAACCACTTGGGCCGGTCGGTGCGCCATTGCGCGATCGACGCCAGGCTCAGTTCTTCCGGGAGGCCCTCGGGGTTGTCCTCGGTCTGCCGCAGGAAAGGCAGTGTCGTGGCGAACAGCGCGATGCGCGCGACCCGTGTGGTGCCGTGCCTGGCCAGGTAGCGGGCGACCTCCGCGCCGCCCGCGGAGTGGGCGACCAGGGTGAGGTCGCGCAGATCCAGTCGTTCGATCAACTCGGCCACGTCGTCGGCGCGGGTATCCAAGTCGTATCCGGTCGACGCCCGGTCCGAGCGGCCGTGCCCGCGCCGGTCCAGCAGCACGCAGCGGTAACCCCGCTCGACGAAGAAGGGGACTTGGTACTCCCACATCTCCGCGTTGAGCGCCCACCCGGCCAGGAACACGATCGGTGCGCCGGTTCCGTAGTCCTCGTAGGCCAGGCGGGTGCCGTCGGTCGTCTCCAGGTAGGGCATCGTCGTCTCCTCGTATTCGGCGGTACGAGAAGAAGATTCGCAGCCGGAGCGCGGCGAGTCGATTACTCGGGAGGTAATGACCCTGCCGCACCGGGTGGTGCGACCGGAGCCGGATCCCAGGTCGGCCGCCCCGCGATTTCGGCGGGAAGCTGCCGGTCCGGTAGGGTGGTCGATCGGGTTTGCTGCGGTCCGCGGTGGCGCCCGCACCCGGGTGACCGGACATTCGAGCGCGGAACTGAGAACAGGAGTGGATGCCCCATGGCGCTGACCACCGAGCAGAAGTCGGCGATTCTCGCCGAGTACGGCCTGCACGAGAAGGACACCGGTTCGCCGGAGGCGCAGATCGCGCTGCTGTCCAAGCGCATCGCCGACATCACCGAGCACCTGAAGAAGCACAAGCACGACCACCACACCCGCCACGGCCTGATGGCGCTGATCGGTCGTCGCAAGCGGCTGTCGAAGTACCTGCAGGACAAGGACATCAACCGCTACCGTGCGCTGATCGAGCGGCTCGGGCTGCGGCGGTAATTTGTGGGGCCGCGTGTTCGCGGCCATCGACGGCTCGCGTCCGAGTGACCGCTCGGACGCGAGCCGGGCGCGCCACCGGCACTGCTCGGTCTCGCTTCGCTGAAACGCGAGTTGGCCCGTGGGGATGTGACCGCGTGGTCTGTCGCGTGCCATCCGGGGGAGCTGCGGGATCGGTGGTTCCGCGCGGCGCGAGAACGAGTTCTCCTACACTGTGCCCGGTCGTCGACACCCGCGAGTTGATCTTGTGAGCCTTGCCGTAGCAGCCTCGATGGGCGGCGGGCCGGGGCTTGTATCGACGTCGATGCGGGTATTCGCAGACCCGCCGCGGTGCGGTGGGAGTGGTAGGCGGCGGTCCGACACGGGGGTGTTCCGGGCGGTCGCTGGTTCAGCTGAGGGTGCGACGTACAATCGCACCGTTGGCATATGTGTATAGGGGTGGATCGCGCCCCCGTCGCACGACAACATTGCACAGCCGTATGCACCCGCCCGCGTGGCGTCGGTCTTCGGTAGTGGCCTATCGGCAGCGAGTTGGCGCCGTCGGGCTTCGATCGATGACCGCCTCCGCGTCGCCGTGTCCAAGGGGATTCGGCCGGGTGTGCGCGCCGCAGCCAGGAGGGTTGCCGCGCGTCCGTACCCGGTACGGCTGACGACAGCCGGATCGCGCCAGCGAGCGCTCGAGCCGGCGAAGACGAGAGGTTGAGAGAGAAGAATGACCGAGACAACTGAACGCAAGAGCACGGCCGTCGAGGTCGAGCCGGGTGTGTTCGAATCCGTCGCGCTGATCGACAACGGCAGCTACGGCACCCGCACCATCCGGTTCGAGACCGGACGCCTCGCCCGGCAGGCCGCCGGTTCGGTCGTCGCCTACCTGGACGACGAGACCATGCTGCTGTCGGCCACCACGGCGGGCAAGCAGCCCAAGGACCAGTTCGACTTCTTCCCGCTCACGGTCGACGTCGAGGAGCGGATGTACGCCGCGGGCCGCATCCCCGGATCGTTCTTCCGCCGGGAGGGCCGCCCCTCCACCGACGCGATCCTGACCTGCCGCCTGATCGACCGGCCGCTGCGCCCGTCCTTCGTCGACGGCCTGCGCAACGAGATCCAGGTCGTGGTCACCGTGCTGAGCCTGGACCCGAAGGACCTCTACGACGTGGTGGCGATCAACGCCGCGTCCGCGTCCACCCAGTTCGCGGGCCTGCCGTTCTCCGGCCCGGTCGGCGGCGTGCGCGTCGCGCTGATCGATGGCCAGTGGGTCGCCTTCCCGACCACCGAGCAGCTCGAGGGCGCCGTCTTCGACATGGTCGTCGCGGGCCGCGTGGTCGACTCCGGCGACGTCGCGATCATGATGGTCGAGGCGGAGGCCACGGAGAACGTCATCAGCCTGATCGACGGTGGTGCGCAGGCGCCGACCGAGGCCGTCGTCGCCGAGGGGCTCGAGGCCGCCAAGCCGTTCATCGCCCGCCTGTGCCGCGCGCAGCAGGACCTGGCCGAACTGGCCGCCAAGCCCACCGAGGAGTTCCCGCTCTTCCCGCCCTACGGCCAGGACGTGTACGAGGCCGTCGAGGGCACCGCCAAGCGCGAACTGGGCGAGGCGCTGAGCATCTCCGGCAAGCAGGAGCGCGAGGAGAAGATCGACGAGATCAAGCTCGCCGTGCTGGAGCGGCTGGCCGACGACTTCACCGGACGCGAGAAGGAACTGGGCGCGGCGTTCCGCTCGGTGACCAAGAAGCTGGTGCGTCAGCGCATCCTGTCCGACGGCTTCCGCATCGACGGCCGCGGCCTGGCCGACATCCGCGCGCTGTCCGCCGAGGTCGCCGTGGTGCCCCGGGCGCACGGCTCGGCGCTGTTCGAGCGCGGCGAGACCCAGATCCTCGGCGTCACCACCCTGGACATGGTGAAGATGGCCCAGCAGGTCGACTCGCTCGGCCCGGAGACCAGCAAGCGCTACATGCACCACTACAACTTCCCGCCGTTCTCCACCGGCGAGACCGGCCGGGTGGGCTCGCCGAAGCGCCGCGAGATCGGCCACGGCGCGCTGGCCGAGCGGGCGCTGATCCCGGTGCTGCCCAGCCAGGAGGAGTTCCCCTACGCCATCCGTCAGGTCTCGGAGGCGCTGGGTTCCAACGGCTCCACTTCGATGGGCTCGGTGTGCGCCTCCACCCTGTCGCTGCTGAACGCGGGTGTGCCGCTGAAGGCGCCGGTGGCCGGTATCGCGATGGGCCTGGTCTCGGACACCATCACCAACGACCAGGGTGAGGACGAGGTCCGCTACGTCGCGCTGACCGACATCCTCGGCGCCGAGGACGCCTTCGGCGACATGGACTTCAAGGTCGCGGGCACCCGCGAGTTCGTCACCGCGTTGCAGCTGGACACCAAGCTGGACGGCATCCCCTCGCAGGTGCTGGCCGGTGCGCTGAGCCAGGCCCACGACGCGCGCACCACGATCCTGGACGTGATGGCCGAGGCCATCGCCACCCCGGACGAGATGAGCCCGTACGCGCCGCGCGTCACCGCGATCAAGATCCCGGTCGACAAGATCGGCGAGGTGATCGGCCCCAAGGGCAAGGTGATCAACCAGATCACCGAGGACACCGGCGCCAACATCTCCATCGAGGACGACGGCACCGTGTTCGTCGGGGCGACCGACGGCCCGTCGGCGCAGGCCGCGATCGACGCGATCAACGCCATCGCCAACCCGCAGCTGCCGAAGGTCGGCGAGCGCTTCCTGGGCACGGTCGTCAAGACCACCGCCTTCGGCGCGTTCGTCTCGCTGCTGCCGGGCCGCGACGGTCTGGTGCACATCTCCAAGCTGGGTAACGGCAAGCGCGTGGCCAAGGTCGAGGACGTGGTGAACGTCGGCGACAAGCTGCGGGTGGAGATCGCCGACATCGACAACCGCGGCAAGATCTCGCTCGTGCCGGTCGAGGAGAACGCCGAGGAGCCCGGCGACGACACGGCCGATGCGGGCTCGGCCGGGACCGAGTAGTACTTGTCCCTGTGACGAAGAAGAAGACGACAACCCCTCTGCTCAGCACCGGGCAGGGGGGTTCGTCACTCGAGCTGCGGATGGACACGGACAGCGGAGTGCGCCGCACCGTGCTACCCGGCGGATTGCGTGTGGTCACCGAGCATCTGCCCGGGGTGCGCTCGGCGTCCATCGGCGTCTGGGTGGGGGTCGGGTCGCGCGACGAAGGCCCGACCGTCGCGGGCGCCGCGCACTTCCTGGAGCACCTGCTGTTCAAGGCGACGCCGACGCGCTCGGCCCTGGACATCGCCGAGGCGATGGACGCGGTCGGCGGCGAACTCAACGCGTTCACCGCGAAGGAGCAGACCTGCTACTACGCGCACGTCCTGGACGACGACCTGCCCCTGGCCGTCGACATGGTCTCCGACGTGGTGCTAAACGGCCTGTGCCGGGCCTCGGACGTGGACGTGGAGCGGCAGGTGGTGCTCGAGGAGATCGCCATGCGCGACGACGACCCCGAGGACCTGGTCGGCGACTCCTTCCTGACCGCGCTGTTCGGTGACCATCCCATCGGGCGCCCGGTGATCGGATCCGTCGAATCCATCGAGGGCATGCGGGCCGCGCAGCTGCGGTCGTTCCATCTGCGGCGCTACCGGCCGGACCGGATGGTAGTGGCGGTCGCGGGCAACGTGGAGCACGACCACACCGTGGAATTGGTGCACCGCGCGTTCGAGAACCGGCTCGATCCCGCGGCGACGCCCGCGCGCAGGCGCGAGGGCCGGTTCCGGCCACACGGCACTCCGCAGCTGCACTGGAGCCATCGCGACAGCGAGCAGGCGCATCTGGTTTTCGGTGTGCGCGCCTTCGGACGGCACGAAGGGGAGCGGCGCTGGCCGCTGTCGGTGCTGAACACCGTGGTCGGCGGTGGGCTGAGTTCGCGTCTGTTCCAGCGCATCCGGGAGGAGCGCGGGCTGGCCTACTCGGTGTACTCCAGCGTCGACACCTTCGCCGACACCGGGGCGTTCTCGGTCTACATCGGAT
Above is a genomic segment from Nocardia sputorum containing:
- a CDS encoding M16 family metallopeptidase: MDTDSGVRRTVLPGGLRVVTEHLPGVRSASIGVWVGVGSRDEGPTVAGAAHFLEHLLFKATPTRSALDIAEAMDAVGGELNAFTAKEQTCYYAHVLDDDLPLAVDMVSDVVLNGLCRASDVDVERQVVLEEIAMRDDDPEDLVGDSFLTALFGDHPIGRPVIGSVESIEGMRAAQLRSFHLRRYRPDRMVVAVAGNVEHDHTVELVHRAFENRLDPAATPARRREGRFRPHGTPQLHWSHRDSEQAHLVFGVRAFGRHEGERRWPLSVLNTVVGGGLSSRLFQRIREERGLAYSVYSSVDTFADTGAFSVYIGCQPENLGQVAALARGVLEEVAADGITDAECARAKGSLRGGLVLGLEDSASRMNRLGRSELSYGNHRSVSETLTRIDAVTTDEVSAVARTLLARPFAASVAGPYKRTRDLPAAVRRLVPS
- a CDS encoding cupin domain-containing protein, whose translation is MKSAVKHVRVIKPSDAAETIGRQRQRLIPCVTTETCGATGISAGMVNMTPGAMSKAHYHAHSEIVVVCLRGRAATLIGPELTPYFHGPGEFIYIPDGVVHVAVNLDETEDLVAVEMRTDPLFNDDVVLTPEYDALVPEVVARLRRRDPVGS
- a CDS encoding metal-dependent transcriptional regulator, encoding MAPVLSSVAQDYLKVIWTAQEWSQEKVTTKLLAERIGVSASTVSEAVRKLADQGLVEHARYGAIALTHEGRRAAVAMVRRHRLLETFLVNELGYGWDEVHDEAEVLEHAVSELLMARIDAKLGYPDRDPHGDPIPSVDGAVPTPPARQLSDFHAGESGRVARISDADPDMLRYFDSVGIALDTTIAVVERRDFAGTIAIRIGATESATDLGRPAAEAIWLTS
- a CDS encoding PLP-dependent aminotransferase family protein; its protein translation is MVRLQHSRRAAEVGSGPIDDMFATLARRPEVVSFAVGAPDPALLPGELVATLSRNAIERYGSAVLQYGMTQGFAPLLDEARNLLRRRHIRCTHDRLHISTGGSGALHNVCLAVLDPRDVVLVETPTYGPAVKEFRSHGATVVAVPSDEFGIVPEALEEALSGYDAAFVYLLPTFQNPTGRTMPAERRARIAEIAVRHDTLIVEDDVYTDLRYRGVAPPALWSFAPDNSVYITSLSKTLAPAIRVGITVMPADLLKTVLALKQGIDMQTSTYCQAIAAEFLGSSAGAAHLAHVVESYSAKLDVLTAAAERHLPAGFRWTEPDGGMFLWVEGPAGFDADAALTEALRQGVAFLPGSAFYADDVAGHRNAMRLSFANVPRDDIDRGVALLGAVLRERPTHATTGTA
- a CDS encoding polyribonucleotide nucleotidyltransferase — encoded protein: MTETTERKSTAVEVEPGVFESVALIDNGSYGTRTIRFETGRLARQAAGSVVAYLDDETMLLSATTAGKQPKDQFDFFPLTVDVEERMYAAGRIPGSFFRREGRPSTDAILTCRLIDRPLRPSFVDGLRNEIQVVVTVLSLDPKDLYDVVAINAASASTQFAGLPFSGPVGGVRVALIDGQWVAFPTTEQLEGAVFDMVVAGRVVDSGDVAIMMVEAEATENVISLIDGGAQAPTEAVVAEGLEAAKPFIARLCRAQQDLAELAAKPTEEFPLFPPYGQDVYEAVEGTAKRELGEALSISGKQEREEKIDEIKLAVLERLADDFTGREKELGAAFRSVTKKLVRQRILSDGFRIDGRGLADIRALSAEVAVVPRAHGSALFERGETQILGVTTLDMVKMAQQVDSLGPETSKRYMHHYNFPPFSTGETGRVGSPKRREIGHGALAERALIPVLPSQEEFPYAIRQVSEALGSNGSTSMGSVCASTLSLLNAGVPLKAPVAGIAMGLVSDTITNDQGEDEVRYVALTDILGAEDAFGDMDFKVAGTREFVTALQLDTKLDGIPSQVLAGALSQAHDARTTILDVMAEAIATPDEMSPYAPRVTAIKIPVDKIGEVIGPKGKVINQITEDTGANISIEDDGTVFVGATDGPSAQAAIDAINAIANPQLPKVGERFLGTVVKTTAFGAFVSLLPGRDGLVHISKLGNGKRVAKVEDVVNVGDKLRVEIADIDNRGKISLVPVEENAEEPGDDTADAGSAGTE
- a CDS encoding alpha/beta fold hydrolase, with product MPYLETTDGTRLAYEDYGTGAPIVFLAGWALNAEMWEYQVPFFVERGYRCVLLDRRGHGRSDRASTGYDLDTRADDVAELIERLDLRDLTLVAHSAGGAEVARYLARHGTTRVARIALFATTLPFLRQTEDNPEGLPEELSLASIAQWRTDRPKWFADRAQGYFATHLGNDVSPALIEHEMRRCLSASPWATIAVWESTFPSDHREVLRTLPIPALVVHGVPDQSIPIDASSRRTAKLVPDCVYKEYPTAGHGLYVTHAEQLNNDLLEFMKS
- the rpsO gene encoding 30S ribosomal protein S15 — encoded protein: MALTTEQKSAILAEYGLHEKDTGSPEAQIALLSKRIADITEHLKKHKHDHHTRHGLMALIGRRKRLSKYLQDKDINRYRALIERLGLRR
- a CDS encoding bifunctional riboflavin kinase/FAD synthetase; amino-acid sequence: MQRWRSLDEVPADWGRCVLTIGVFDGVHRGHAQLISRAVKSAAARGVPAVLMTFDPHPMEVVRPGSHPAQLTTLTRRAELAEELGVDVFCVMPFTHEFMKLTPASYVHDLLVERLHVVEVVVGDNFTFGKKATGTVETMRELGKRFGFEVDGVTLLGEHAVTFSSTYIRSCVDAGDMAAAAEALGRPHRVEGVVVHGDGRGKQLGFPTANVAPPMHAAIPADGVYAGWFTVLGPGPTIGTVTPGERAMAAISVGTNPTFSGRARTVEAYVLDGEADLYGQHVAVDFVEHIRGQRKFESVDELVESMGRDVETARKILTAVDAG